From Selenomonas ruminantium AC2024, a single genomic window includes:
- the fabF gene encoding beta-ketoacyl-ACP synthase II, protein MSNRVVITGVGAITPIGTGKDEFWKGLMEGRNGIDKISRFDASEFTAQIAGEVKDFDPTQYIDKKESKRMDRYTQFAVAAADLAIKDAGLDLEKENLDRVGTFIGTGIGGIETMHSQYEKFFAKGPSRISPFFVPMMIANMAAGQVAITYKLHGPSSCTVTACATGSNCIGDAFRVIQRGDADVMVAGGTEAAVSEAAVAGFAAMKALCMDHNDDPQHASRPFDKNRSGFVMGEGAGLVILESLDHAKARGAHIYAEVVGYGANSDAYHMTSPAPHGEFQAKCMQLALDDAGMKAEEVDYVNAHGTSTHLNDQGETEAIKAVWGEAAKNVSVSSIKSMTGHMLGAAGGVEAIATAMAIENDMLPPTINYETPDEGLDLDYVPNKAKAKTVRAAMSNSFGFGGHNACLLLKKYAE, encoded by the coding sequence TTGAGTAATCGCGTAGTTATCACTGGTGTAGGTGCCATTACCCCGATCGGTACGGGCAAGGATGAATTCTGGAAAGGCCTGATGGAAGGCCGCAACGGTATTGATAAGATCAGCCGTTTCGACGCTTCTGAATTCACGGCGCAGATTGCTGGTGAAGTTAAGGACTTTGACCCGACCCAGTACATTGACAAGAAAGAATCCAAGCGTATGGACCGTTACACGCAGTTTGCTGTAGCAGCTGCAGATCTCGCCATCAAAGATGCCGGCCTGGATCTTGAAAAGGAAAATCTGGACCGCGTTGGTACCTTCATCGGTACGGGTATCGGTGGTATCGAAACCATGCATAGCCAGTATGAGAAGTTCTTTGCCAAAGGACCTTCCCGCATCAGCCCGTTCTTCGTGCCGATGATGATTGCGAACATGGCTGCTGGTCAGGTGGCTATCACCTACAAGCTCCATGGTCCGTCCAGCTGCACGGTTACGGCTTGCGCTACGGGTTCCAACTGCATCGGTGATGCTTTCCGTGTAATTCAGCGCGGTGATGCCGATGTAATGGTAGCTGGTGGTACGGAAGCTGCTGTTTCCGAAGCTGCTGTAGCAGGTTTTGCTGCTATGAAGGCACTCTGCATGGATCACAACGATGACCCGCAGCATGCTTCCCGTCCGTTCGACAAGAACCGCAGCGGTTTCGTTATGGGCGAAGGCGCAGGCCTCGTAATCCTCGAAAGCCTCGACCATGCAAAAGCTCGCGGTGCACATATCTACGCTGAAGTAGTCGGCTATGGTGCAAACTCCGATGCTTACCACATGACGAGCCCGGCACCCCATGGTGAATTCCAGGCTAAGTGCATGCAGCTGGCTCTTGATGATGCCGGCATGAAGGCTGAAGAAGTTGACTATGTAAATGCACATGGTACTTCCACGCACCTCAACGACCAGGGCGAAACCGAAGCCATCAAGGCTGTATGGGGCGAAGCAGCAAAGAATGTTTCCGTTTCCTCCATTAAGTCCATGACGGGCCATATGCTCGGTGCTGCCGGTGGTGTTGAAGCAATCGCTACGGCTATGGCTATCGAAAACGATATGCTTCCGCCGACCATCAACTACGAAACTCCGGACGAAGGCCTCGACCTCGACTATGTGCCCAACAAGGCCAAAGCTAAGACGGTTCGTGCCGCTATGTCCAACTCCTTCGGTTTCGGCGGCCACAATGCCTGCCTGCTGCTGAAGAAGTACGCAGAATAA
- a CDS encoding carboxymuconolactone decarboxylase family protein produces MTAAPTGAVIPMMMAVTGKHMAANQEGEKNMAKKIVQTAGRDALGDFAPDFARYNDDILFGEVWSRNDVLSLHDRSLITISALVASGIIDSSLKYHIQTAKANGVTKAEMVEAITQLGFYAGWPKAWGAFRMAKEVYEAK; encoded by the coding sequence ATGACAGCAGCTCCGACTGGGGCAGTGATTCCTATGATGATGGCGGTGACTGGTAAGCATATGGCAGCAAATCAGGAAGGAGAAAAAAATATGGCAAAGAAAATCGTACAGACAGCAGGACGTGATGCGTTGGGGGATTTTGCACCGGATTTTGCCCGTTACAATGATGATATTTTATTTGGTGAGGTATGGTCGCGGAATGATGTTCTTTCCCTGCATGACCGCAGCCTGATTACGATTTCGGCATTAGTAGCCAGTGGTATCATTGACAGTTCTTTGAAGTACCATATTCAGACCGCTAAAGCGAACGGCGTGACCAAGGCCGAGATGGTGGAAGCTATCACCCAGTTGGGCTTCTATGCGGGCTGGCCGAAGGCTTGGGGAGCTTTCCGCATGGCAAAGGAAGTTTACGAGGCCAAGTAA
- the rnc gene encoding ribonuclease III: MGDTLTAKRKGELLELSARLGVEFKDLTLLHKALIHSSYANEAKEKNIVHNERLEFLGDAVLELASSTYLYMQFPQMPEGQLTKTRASIVCSTSLAELARTLHLGDYLLLGHGEEMSGGRDRQTNLEDVFEAVIGAIYLDQGWEVAKDYVTRQLMPLFKQVEQGGILKDYKTILQEVVYQEAQQTVSYELVSTSGPDHDKTFTFHVKITGKVMGTGTGRSKKEAEQKAAKEALAKIAPTR; this comes from the coding sequence ATGGGAGATACATTAACGGCTAAACGCAAGGGAGAGCTTTTGGAGCTTTCGGCACGTTTGGGTGTGGAGTTTAAGGACTTAACCCTGCTGCATAAGGCTTTGATACATTCTTCCTATGCCAATGAAGCCAAAGAAAAAAACATCGTCCATAATGAACGTCTCGAATTTTTGGGAGATGCGGTGCTGGAGCTTGCCTCCAGCACCTATCTTTATATGCAGTTCCCGCAGATGCCCGAAGGTCAGCTGACCAAGACCAGAGCCAGCATTGTCTGCTCCACCAGCCTTGCGGAACTTGCGCGGACGCTTCATTTGGGCGATTACCTGCTGCTCGGGCACGGCGAAGAAATGAGCGGCGGCCGCGACCGCCAGACCAATTTGGAAGACGTGTTCGAAGCGGTAATCGGTGCTATTTATCTGGACCAGGGCTGGGAAGTTGCCAAGGATTATGTCACTCGTCAGCTTATGCCTCTGTTCAAACAGGTGGAGCAGGGAGGTATCCTCAAGGATTACAAGACCATCCTGCAGGAAGTGGTCTATCAGGAAGCCCAGCAGACGGTCAGTTATGAACTGGTGAGTACATCCGGCCCCGACCATGACAAGACCTTTACCTTTCATGTCAAAATTACCGGCAAGGTTATGGGCACCGGCACCGGCAGGAGCAAAAAAGAGGCCGAACAAAAAGCTGCGAAGGAAGCGTTGGCAAAGATAGCACCAACGAGGTAA
- a CDS encoding efflux RND transporter permease subunit produces MSKFFIHRPIFAIVISIIIVIVGILAAFQLPIAQYPQISPPTVSVGTSYTGASASVINDTVAQIIEQQVNGTQGMDYMSSNSDDSGRYSLSVVFETGTDGDMDSVKVQNNVAIANASLPSDVQQVGVTTKKSSNDMAYMLSLYSPDGTYDRAYMKNYADIYLLDELKRVSGVGDVQIFGSDYAMRVWLNPDKLAELKLTVADVTSSIKEQNVQAPAGTVGAMPVNNGQEKQYTGKISGRLVTAEEFGNIVLRSDKGKFVRLKDVARVETGEKSSAIISKFNGYPSVGFGINLTSDANAMQTVAGVREVLEKAKPTLPPKLEMAQIFDSTNYINASIKEVVETFVEALLLVVLVIFLFLQSWRATLIPLLAVPVSLIGTLAAFVVLGFSINTLTLFAMVLAIGLVVDDAIVVIENVEKHMEEGLTPIDATERAMAEVQGPVVAIAFVLAAVFVPVAFLGGMTGILYRQFALTIAVSMALSAFVALTLTPALCAMILKRHEAKDDEGVLGQFFVKFNNWFERTKRGYMGIVAKFIRRTRLAILFMVIVCIISGALYKVLPSTFVPDEDQGYLFAVVQLPEGTSMNVTQQSIDKVAAAAKDVKGVENVMAITGFDILGGGAKPSAGLVVLGMKDWSQRPGGDESVGAAVGAMFGIGAKLAPEATVIAMNPPALPGLGAVGGWSLQLQDMSGHTDEELADITGKIVAAANQRPELKGVRTTFKMTAPTYEYDIDREKVKQLGVKMSDVFTAMQVNFGGAQVNDFNQFGRTYKVMLQSDVSYRSEAEGMKFVYVESSNNTMVPLDTLLKPRVSSGPTSISRFNGARAINIQGNAGEGYSSGQAMAAIKEVVEQNAPNGFNIEWSGQSREEAKATSSTFQVLALALVFVFLCLAALYESWSVPFAVLLTVPTGIMGALISEYGLSMLEGMFGIQNAGLQNSVYMQIGIIMIIGLAAKNAILIVEFAKVRVDRGMEPVKAAIEAAGLRLRPILMTSFAFIIGCLPLAVASGAGAAARNGMGVAVVGGMLFATALGIFLIPVFFVAMEWIAAKLGMFKQQKKKTSADYM; encoded by the coding sequence TTGTCTAAGTTTTTTATTCACCGCCCGATATTTGCCATTGTTATCTCGATTATCATCGTGATTGTCGGTATTTTGGCCGCCTTCCAGCTGCCAATTGCCCAGTATCCGCAGATTTCGCCACCGACGGTTTCCGTTGGTACCAGCTATACCGGTGCCAGCGCCTCCGTTATCAACGATACGGTGGCTCAGATAATCGAGCAGCAGGTCAATGGTACTCAGGGTATGGATTATATGAGTTCCAACTCGGACGACAGCGGCCGTTACAGCCTGTCTGTAGTCTTTGAGACGGGAACGGATGGCGATATGGACTCCGTAAAGGTGCAGAACAATGTCGCCATTGCCAACGCCAGCCTGCCTTCCGATGTACAGCAGGTCGGTGTTACGACCAAAAAATCGTCTAACGACATGGCCTACATGCTGTCCCTTTATTCTCCGGACGGCACTTATGACCGTGCCTACATGAAAAACTACGCCGATATTTATCTGCTCGATGAACTCAAGCGTGTATCCGGCGTCGGTGATGTGCAGATTTTCGGTTCTGACTACGCCATGCGCGTCTGGCTCAATCCGGACAAGCTGGCCGAGCTCAAGCTGACCGTTGCCGATGTAACCTCGTCCATTAAGGAACAGAACGTGCAGGCTCCGGCCGGTACGGTCGGCGCTATGCCGGTAAACAATGGTCAGGAAAAGCAGTACACGGGTAAGATTTCCGGCCGCCTGGTAACGGCTGAGGAATTCGGTAATATTGTGCTGCGTTCCGATAAAGGTAAATTTGTCCGCCTGAAGGACGTAGCCCGTGTGGAAACCGGGGAAAAATCCAGTGCGATTATCTCCAAGTTCAACGGCTATCCTTCCGTTGGTTTCGGTATCAACCTGACCAGTGATGCCAACGCCATGCAGACGGTAGCCGGTGTGCGTGAAGTGCTTGAAAAAGCTAAGCCGACCCTGCCGCCGAAACTTGAAATGGCGCAGATTTTCGACTCCACGAACTATATCAACGCTTCCATCAAGGAAGTAGTGGAAACCTTCGTCGAAGCCCTGCTGCTGGTGGTGCTGGTTATCTTCCTGTTCCTCCAGAGCTGGCGTGCAACGCTGATTCCGCTGTTGGCTGTGCCGGTATCCCTTATCGGTACTCTAGCGGCGTTTGTGGTGCTAGGGTTCTCCATTAACACACTGACCCTTTTCGCCATGGTATTGGCTATCGGCCTTGTCGTCGATGATGCTATCGTCGTAATCGAAAACGTCGAAAAGCACATGGAAGAAGGCTTGACGCCGATTGATGCCACCGAGCGTGCCATGGCCGAAGTGCAGGGCCCGGTTGTGGCTATCGCCTTCGTTCTAGCCGCCGTGTTCGTCCCGGTTGCTTTCTTAGGCGGCATGACGGGTATCCTTTACCGTCAGTTCGCTTTGACCATTGCGGTGTCCATGGCGCTTTCCGCCTTTGTGGCTCTGACGCTGACACCGGCGCTCTGTGCTATGATTCTGAAGCGTCATGAAGCCAAGGATGATGAAGGTGTTCTCGGTCAGTTCTTCGTGAAGTTCAACAACTGGTTTGAACGCACGAAGCGTGGTTATATGGGCATTGTGGCTAAGTTTATCCGCCGCACCCGCCTGGCTATACTCTTTATGGTCATTGTGTGCATCATTTCCGGTGCACTTTACAAGGTCCTTCCGTCCACCTTCGTTCCGGACGAAGACCAGGGCTATCTCTTTGCGGTAGTACAGCTGCCGGAAGGTACATCCATGAATGTCACCCAGCAGTCCATCGACAAGGTGGCTGCGGCAGCTAAAGACGTCAAGGGTGTAGAAAATGTCATGGCCATCACGGGCTTTGATATCTTGGGCGGCGGCGCTAAGCCGAGTGCCGGCCTTGTGGTTTTGGGCATGAAGGACTGGTCACAGCGTCCCGGCGGTGATGAATCCGTTGGGGCAGCGGTTGGTGCTATGTTCGGCATCGGGGCAAAACTGGCACCGGAAGCTACGGTTATCGCCATGAACCCGCCGGCTCTGCCTGGTTTGGGTGCAGTAGGCGGCTGGAGCCTGCAGCTGCAGGATATGTCCGGTCATACCGATGAAGAATTGGCTGATATCACGGGCAAAATCGTGGCCGCAGCCAACCAGCGTCCGGAACTTAAGGGCGTGCGTACGACCTTTAAGATGACGGCACCGACCTATGAATACGATATTGACCGTGAAAAGGTCAAGCAGTTGGGCGTCAAGATGTCTGATGTGTTCACGGCTATGCAGGTGAACTTCGGTGGTGCCCAGGTCAACGACTTCAACCAGTTCGGCCGTACCTACAAGGTTATGCTGCAGTCGGATGTAAGCTACCGCAGTGAAGCCGAAGGCATGAAGTTTGTGTATGTGGAATCCTCCAATAACACGATGGTGCCGCTCGATACGCTCTTAAAACCGCGTGTAAGTTCCGGCCCGACGTCGATTTCCCGTTTCAACGGTGCACGCGCCATCAACATTCAGGGTAATGCCGGTGAAGGTTATTCCTCCGGTCAGGCCATGGCAGCCATCAAAGAAGTGGTTGAGCAGAATGCGCCCAACGGCTTCAACATCGAATGGTCCGGCCAGAGCCGTGAGGAAGCTAAGGCAACCAGCTCCACCTTCCAGGTGCTGGCACTTGCACTGGTATTCGTATTCCTGTGCCTGGCAGCACTTTATGAAAGCTGGAGTGTTCCGTTCGCCGTCCTACTGACGGTGCCGACTGGTATTATGGGTGCTCTTATCTCCGAGTATGGCCTGTCCATGCTGGAAGGGATGTTCGGCATTCAGAATGCTGGCCTGCAGAACAGCGTTTACATGCAGATTGGTATCATCATGATTATCGGTCTGGCAGCCAAGAACGCTATTCTGATTGTAGAGTTCGCCAAGGTTCGTGTGGACAGAGGCATGGAGCCGGTCAAGGCCGCTATTGAAGCAGCCGGCCTGCGTCTGCGTCCTATCCTCATGACATCCTTTGCGTTCATCATCGGCTGCCTGCCGCTGGCTGTGGCCAGTGGTGCCGGTGCGGCTGCCCGTAATGGTATGGGCGTGGCCGTTGTCGGTGGTATGCTCTTTGCAACCGCTCTCGGTATCTTCCTGATTCCGGTGTTCTTCGTAGCCATGGAATGGATTGCCGCGAAGCTCGGTATGTTTAAGCAGCAGAAGAAGAAAACTTCCGCCGATTACATGTAA
- a CDS encoding putative quinol monooxygenase, producing MKNVWEKGLLFCLGGMLMASSVVGAHPIRTPEGNMPMVHWAVLESTPGTMQAMGAIGAKTVGPQTAKEAGTYALYGAIDVKNHDLMRLLEIYESYEAYRIHSTSEAFQEYRAARLPMLKSLRIMEANGIALEQKDSGIATVAYMHRYEVAPEKLAEYQHLATAEAVRAVREDAGVMGMFVTAEHDNPNIIHTMELYRDKAAYEQYQQSAKAKKFQSKIGAMLIKAHTVENLPANITLSQKGLKKS from the coding sequence ATGAAGAATGTATGGGAAAAAGGTTTACTGTTCTGTCTGGGAGGAATGTTAATGGCTAGTTCAGTTGTTGGTGCACATCCCATCCGCACGCCGGAAGGCAATATGCCAATGGTACATTGGGCTGTACTGGAATCCACGCCGGGCACTATGCAGGCCATGGGCGCAATCGGCGCCAAGACCGTTGGCCCGCAGACAGCCAAGGAGGCGGGTACTTATGCGCTTTATGGCGCTATTGATGTGAAGAACCATGACTTAATGCGTCTGCTGGAAATTTACGAAAGCTATGAAGCCTATCGTATTCACAGCACCAGTGAGGCTTTTCAGGAATACCGGGCGGCAAGGTTGCCGATGTTAAAGAGTTTGCGGATTATGGAAGCTAACGGCATTGCCTTGGAACAGAAAGACAGCGGTATAGCGACTGTCGCCTATATGCACCGTTATGAAGTGGCACCGGAAAAGCTGGCGGAATATCAGCATTTGGCAACGGCAGAGGCGGTTCGCGCCGTAAGGGAAGATGCCGGTGTCATGGGCATGTTTGTGACGGCTGAGCACGATAATCCGAACATCATCCATACGATGGAGCTCTATCGGGACAAGGCAGCCTATGAACAGTATCAGCAATCGGCAAAGGCCAAGAAATTTCAGAGTAAAATTGGCGCGATGTTAATCAAGGCACATACGGTGGAAAATCTGCCCGCCAATATCACGCTTAGTCAAAAAGGATTGAAGAAATCCTGA
- a CDS encoding efflux RND transporter periplasmic adaptor subunit, with protein MSKNKKTKALLIGLSLAVSASFVVAGCGNKQQQAQTQGAQVKAMQVIQQDTPLTSEFAGQIIGKDEVKVQSKVSGNVVEKYVKGGQWVEAGQPLYRIDDRQYKSAVWQAQANFAQSQATLSNAQNDLGRYEQLVASNAISRQTYDNQLSTVNAYQAAADAAHAQLIKAQQDLADTTIYAPMSGQLAVDDVAVGTFATAGTTALVTIGSSNPVYAKFNVSETDYITYMNAIMQGGNQVKPIVNITLTDGTEYPLEGEIVEQDRALSDSTGTLTFKALFDNPNGMLMPGMFARVRLSGQTIPNAILVPQRAVQQLLGKSFVMVVNGDGKSEARPVTLGNKVGSYYIIKDGLTTADVVVVEGLSNLQEGVPLNVTMVTADDMGFSLITDTSKFDSNKVAGSSTK; from the coding sequence TTGTCCAAAAACAAGAAGACTAAAGCATTGCTGATTGGCCTGTCCTTGGCTGTTTCTGCAAGCTTTGTGGTGGCAGGCTGTGGCAATAAACAGCAGCAGGCTCAGACGCAGGGCGCACAGGTCAAGGCCATGCAGGTTATCCAGCAGGACACGCCGCTGACCAGTGAGTTTGCCGGCCAGATTATTGGCAAGGACGAAGTAAAGGTTCAGTCCAAGGTCTCCGGCAATGTGGTAGAAAAATATGTAAAAGGCGGTCAGTGGGTGGAAGCAGGCCAGCCGCTTTACCGCATCGATGACCGTCAGTATAAGTCCGCTGTATGGCAGGCACAGGCTAACTTTGCCCAGTCGCAGGCCACGCTGAGCAATGCCCAGAATGATTTGGGCCGTTATGAACAGCTGGTCGCTTCCAATGCCATTTCCCGTCAGACTTACGACAATCAGCTCTCCACGGTGAACGCTTATCAGGCAGCAGCAGATGCGGCTCATGCGCAGCTCATAAAGGCACAGCAGGATTTGGCCGATACCACGATTTATGCTCCGATGAGCGGTCAGCTGGCCGTCGATGATGTGGCTGTGGGAACTTTTGCTACGGCGGGTACGACTGCGCTGGTAACGATTGGTTCCTCTAATCCGGTGTATGCGAAGTTCAACGTGTCCGAAACGGATTACATTACCTATATGAATGCCATCATGCAGGGTGGCAATCAGGTTAAACCGATTGTGAACATCACCCTGACGGATGGCACGGAATATCCGCTGGAAGGCGAAATTGTCGAACAGGACAGAGCCCTTTCCGACAGCACGGGTACGCTGACATTTAAGGCACTCTTTGACAATCCGAACGGCATGCTGATGCCGGGCATGTTCGCCCGCGTGCGCCTGTCCGGCCAGACGATTCCAAATGCCATCCTCGTACCGCAGCGTGCGGTTCAGCAGCTTCTGGGCAAATCCTTTGTCATGGTTGTAAATGGCGATGGCAAGTCGGAAGCACGCCCGGTGACCTTGGGCAACAAGGTAGGCAGCTACTATATTATTAAGGATGGTCTGACTACTGCTGATGTAGTCGTGGTAGAAGGTCTGTCCAACCTGCAGGAAGGAGTGCCTCTTAACGTTACGATGGTAACGGCTGATGATATGGGCTTCTCGCTGATTACGGATACGAGCAAGTTCGACTCCAATAAAGTAGCAGGTTCTTCAACGAAATAA
- a CDS encoding MarR family winged helix-turn-helix transcriptional regulator, whose amino-acid sequence MEAQVSPSLSQQFVEIMVLLHNNFGRQTQVPLPLNQFGVLCVLMDTQGLTITDISRQLNISKQQMTNIIDKLVSAGYVSKEPDPVDRRRLVITISRKGKKLLEEHMEQFRQRFESHAQNLTRDERQELATILRRYYELINKMFA is encoded by the coding sequence ATGGAAGCCCAAGTATCACCCAGTTTATCCCAGCAATTTGTGGAAATCATGGTGCTCTTGCATAATAATTTCGGCAGACAGACACAGGTGCCGCTGCCCCTCAATCAGTTCGGCGTATTGTGTGTTCTCATGGACACGCAGGGACTGACGATTACGGATATCAGCCGCCAGCTCAATATCTCCAAGCAACAGATGACCAACATCATCGACAAGCTGGTCAGTGCAGGTTATGTAAGCAAGGAACCAGACCCAGTTGACCGGCGCCGCCTGGTCATTACCATCAGCCGCAAGGGCAAGAAACTGCTCGAAGAACATATGGAACAGTTCCGCCAGCGCTTTGAAAGCCACGCCCAGAATTTAACACGGGATGAACGCCAGGAACTGGCCACCATCCTGCGCCGCTACTATGAACTGATTAACAAAATGTTTGCATAA
- a CDS encoding MBL fold metallo-hydrolase has protein sequence MRKLVILGTGFAMATKCFNTCFFLELEDGSLFLTDAGGGNGILRQLEVTKFDYNKCHHMFVTHGHTDHVLGVVWIIRKVADLMNKGKFEGQFHIYCHDVVKDMLEKMSAMTLKKKDFARVGTDILLHEVTDGQRVDLPQFCMTAFDIMSTKAKQFGYELKFADGLKFTCLGDEPYNEHARQYAEKADWLLAEAFCQYKDRDVFKPYEKNHSTVKEASELAEELGVKNLVLYHTEDKHIATRKADYTAEAKEYYHGNIFVPDDLDVIEI, from the coding sequence ATGCGAAAGTTGGTTATCCTCGGCACTGGCTTTGCCATGGCCACGAAATGCTTTAACACTTGTTTCTTTCTGGAATTGGAGGACGGCAGTCTGTTCCTGACCGATGCCGGCGGTGGCAATGGCATTCTGCGCCAGCTCGAAGTCACGAAGTTTGACTACAATAAATGCCATCATATGTTCGTAACCCATGGCCATACCGACCATGTACTTGGTGTGGTCTGGATTATCCGCAAGGTGGCTGACCTCATGAACAAAGGCAAATTCGAGGGCCAGTTCCATATCTACTGCCATGATGTAGTTAAGGATATGCTCGAAAAGATGTCGGCTATGACGCTCAAGAAAAAAGACTTTGCGCGGGTGGGCACGGATATCCTGCTTCATGAAGTGACAGACGGCCAGCGTGTTGACCTGCCACAGTTCTGCATGACGGCTTTTGATATCATGTCCACCAAGGCCAAGCAGTTCGGCTATGAACTCAAGTTTGCCGATGGCTTAAAGTTCACCTGTCTGGGCGATGAACCTTACAACGAACACGCCCGGCAGTATGCGGAAAAAGCTGATTGGCTACTGGCCGAAGCCTTCTGTCAGTACAAGGACCGGGATGTGTTCAAACCCTACGAGAAAAATCACAGCACGGTCAAAGAAGCCAGCGAACTGGCTGAAGAACTGGGCGTGAAGAATCTCGTGCTCTACCATACGGAGGACAAGCACATTGCCACGCGCAAGGCGGATTACACCGCTGAAGCTAAGGAATATTATCACGGCAATATCTTCGTGCCGGATGATTTGGATGTAATCGAAATCTAA
- a CDS encoding type III pantothenate kinase, producing the protein MLLVLDIGNSNIVMGTYEGKKLMKHWRISTDRQKTGDEYGMLMNDLFRYQGISMSDIHAIIISSVVPPLVVPMVKMCERYFHLKPLVVGPGIKTGIKLHYENPRSIGADRIVNVVGAYEQYGGPLIVIDIGTATTYDVVGDDGDFMGGVIAPGIGTSADALFQTAAQLPRIELVPPRQIICRNTIQGMQAGIIFGYVGQIDEIVRRIKAEFGKDMKVIATGGLARMIAKESSTIDKVDHFLTLTGLQALYERNADKREPAERNA; encoded by the coding sequence TTGTTATTAGTTTTGGATATCGGCAATAGCAATATTGTCATGGGCACCTATGAAGGCAAGAAGTTGATGAAGCACTGGCGTATTTCCACGGACAGGCAAAAGACCGGGGATGAATACGGCATGTTGATGAATGATTTGTTCCGCTATCAAGGCATCAGCATGAGCGATATTCATGCGATTATCATTTCCTCGGTTGTGCCGCCGCTCGTGGTGCCGATGGTCAAGATGTGCGAGCGTTACTTCCACTTAAAGCCGCTGGTCGTAGGCCCCGGCATTAAGACGGGTATTAAGCTGCACTACGAAAATCCCCGTTCCATTGGTGCTGACCGTATCGTGAACGTGGTCGGTGCTTATGAGCAGTACGGTGGCCCGTTGATTGTCATTGATATCGGTACGGCGACCACCTATGATGTGGTGGGGGATGATGGCGACTTTATGGGCGGCGTGATTGCGCCCGGTATCGGCACGAGCGCCGATGCCCTGTTCCAGACGGCGGCGCAGCTGCCGCGTATCGAGCTGGTTCCGCCCCGACAGATTATCTGCCGCAACACCATTCAGGGCATGCAGGCCGGGATTATCTTCGGCTATGTGGGCCAGATTGATGAAATCGTGCGCCGCATCAAGGCCGAGTTCGGCAAGGATATGAAGGTCATCGCCACAGGCGGCCTTGCCCGCATGATTGCCAAGGAATCCTCGACCATTGACAAGGTTGACCACTTCCTGACGCTGACGGGCCTGCAGGCACTCTACGAGCGCAATGCCGACAAGCGCGAACCGGCTGAGAGGAACGCTTAA
- a CDS encoding biotin--[acetyl-CoA-carboxylase] ligase codes for MRNKILQILRESRDNYISGEEMADKLGVSRTAVWKHIKEMRAQGYDIESHARKGYVLKEAPDALLTGEIAHDLQTNVIGQNIICHEEIDSTNNEAKRLAREGAAEGTVVVAECQTGGKGRLERQFFSPKGKGIWFSVILRPKFLPQEAPKCTLMAAVAVARAMEEFGLEPGIKWPNDLLYENKKLVGILTEMSAEMDGINYIVIGTGINVNIDQLDFPEDIRDVATSLCMMKGEPLPRVKFFQAVLRAMDDLYAQVQAQGFAPVLQEWRKYSITLGQEVKVIGVRDGEVYFGKAVDIDEDGALLVDTEDGRKKVLAGDVSIRPRSGKW; via the coding sequence GTGCGAAATAAGATTTTGCAAATCCTGCGGGAAAGCAGGGATAATTATATATCCGGCGAGGAAATGGCTGATAAGTTGGGTGTTTCCCGGACGGCGGTCTGGAAGCACATCAAGGAAATGCGGGCGCAGGGCTACGATATCGAAAGTCATGCCCGTAAAGGCTATGTGCTGAAAGAAGCGCCGGATGCGCTGCTTACTGGGGAAATCGCTCACGATTTGCAGACAAATGTTATCGGGCAGAACATCATCTGCCATGAGGAAATTGACTCCACCAACAACGAAGCCAAACGGCTGGCGCGTGAGGGCGCAGCAGAAGGAACAGTGGTGGTGGCCGAATGTCAGACCGGGGGAAAGGGCCGGCTCGAACGTCAGTTCTTTTCGCCCAAGGGCAAGGGCATTTGGTTTTCCGTCATCCTGCGGCCTAAGTTCCTGCCGCAGGAAGCGCCGAAATGCACGTTGATGGCAGCGGTAGCCGTGGCCAGAGCCATGGAGGAGTTTGGCCTTGAACCGGGCATCAAATGGCCCAATGACCTGCTTTATGAGAATAAAAAGCTTGTGGGCATTTTGACGGAAATGAGTGCTGAGATGGACGGCATCAATTACATCGTCATCGGTACGGGTATTAACGTCAATATTGACCAGTTGGATTTTCCCGAGGATATTCGCGACGTGGCAACATCGCTGTGCATGATGAAGGGCGAACCTTTGCCGCGCGTGAAGTTCTTTCAGGCGGTGCTCAGGGCTATGGATGATTTATATGCGCAGGTGCAGGCACAAGGCTTTGCACCGGTGCTGCAGGAATGGCGCAAGTACAGCATCACGCTCGGGCAGGAAGTCAAGGTTATCGGCGTGCGGGACGGCGAGGTTTATTTTGGCAAGGCGGTCGATATTGATGAAGATGGCGCTTTGCTCGTGGATACGGAAGACGGCCGGAAAAAAGTGTTGGCCGGTGATGTATCCATTCGTCCCCGCAGTGGCAAGTGGTAA